In Deltaproteobacteria bacterium, the following are encoded in one genomic region:
- a CDS encoding DUF393 domain-containing protein: MTAGASRSSALEHPIIFFDGVCAMCNRFVDLILRADRREVFRFAPLQGETARELLPPLAGDPRQWSMIYLDERGVHEESDASLEVYRRLGGVWWLLSLLRLVPRFIRTPAYRLVARNRYRWFGRRDSCRVPSAEEKARFLP, translated from the coding sequence ATGACGGCCGGGGCCTCGCGGTCGAGCGCGCTCGAGCACCCCATCATCTTCTTCGACGGGGTATGCGCCATGTGCAACCGGTTCGTCGATCTCATCCTGCGGGCAGACCGGCGGGAGGTCTTCCGCTTCGCCCCCTTGCAGGGAGAGACCGCTCGCGAGCTGCTGCCGCCCCTCGCCGGCGACCCGCGGCAATGGTCGATGATCTACCTGGACGAGCGGGGCGTCCACGAGGAGTCGGACGCCTCGCTCGAGGTCTATCGGCGCCTCGGTGGGGTGTGGTGGCTGCTCAGCCTGCTGCGCCTCGTGCCGCGCTTCATTCGGACCCCGGCATACCGACTCGTCGCCCGCAACCGGTACCGCTGGTTCGGGCGCCGGGACAGCTGTCGCGTGCCGTCCGCGGAGGAGAAGGCCCGGTTCCTGCCCTGA
- a CDS encoding amino acid permease, whose product MSGRTRQEIIEEDVRDLARLGYAQQLFREMGGFSNFAISFSIISVLTGAVLLFGYGLKFAGPIINSVGWPVVSLFTLCVAASMAELASAYPTAGGLYFWAFRLGGRTWAWVTAWLNMIGQVTITAGINVAAATYIIGAATRIAGVPAGVAVPVFGSATSWYFQLVVMVLIMIPQVIINIVGIRLTARLNALSVWWHVGGVVLITALLTFFGTHHNSAGFLLHRATVVSPLEAVSADLGGGRTGPGLVIADLKLPSPLFALLPALASAYAAAPFALVFVLGLLQAQWTYTGYDASAHVAEETVMARLNSAWGVFLSVAVSAVVGYVLLMILTWSIPGGDIAATANDAYPVLQIVYGNLSRVFANVIAIVIGGAMWLCGLASITSMGRMWWAFARDDGMPGAGLLKRVSPRHGTPAAAIVATSLLAVLMTAYAAAYSVVTSISTITLYLAYVIPIYLNWRNRHRRRGEYTEPANAPWSLGRWGVALNVVAILWVVFIVVVFALPPNELVLWTMLSLAIALAAYWRVSARRRFAGPKSHPSGSSRAASDRQPSRSSSGGSGG is encoded by the coding sequence GTGTCGGGACGCACGCGTCAGGAGATCATCGAGGAGGACGTTCGCGACCTCGCCCGGCTCGGTTACGCGCAGCAGCTCTTCCGCGAGATGGGCGGGTTCTCCAACTTCGCGATCTCGTTCTCGATCATCTCGGTCCTCACCGGCGCCGTCCTGCTCTTCGGGTACGGGCTCAAGTTCGCCGGGCCGATCATCAACTCGGTCGGATGGCCGGTCGTCAGCCTCTTCACCCTCTGCGTCGCCGCCTCGATGGCCGAGCTGGCCTCGGCCTATCCCACGGCCGGCGGCCTCTACTTCTGGGCCTTCCGTCTCGGCGGCCGCACGTGGGCGTGGGTCACCGCCTGGCTCAACATGATCGGGCAGGTCACGATCACCGCCGGCATCAACGTCGCCGCCGCCACCTACATCATCGGCGCGGCGACCCGCATCGCCGGCGTGCCCGCCGGCGTCGCCGTCCCGGTGTTCGGCAGCGCGACCAGCTGGTACTTCCAGCTCGTGGTGATGGTCCTCATCATGATTCCCCAGGTCATCATCAACATCGTGGGCATCCGGCTGACGGCGCGACTCAACGCCCTGAGCGTGTGGTGGCACGTCGGCGGCGTCGTGCTGATCACCGCGCTCCTGACCTTCTTCGGGACCCATCACAACAGCGCCGGGTTCCTCCTCCACAGGGCGACCGTCGTGAGCCCGCTGGAGGCGGTCTCCGCCGATCTCGGCGGCGGACGGACCGGGCCCGGGCTAGTCATCGCGGACCTGAAGCTGCCGTCGCCGCTCTTCGCCTTGCTCCCCGCGCTCGCGTCGGCGTACGCCGCCGCGCCCTTCGCGCTCGTGTTCGTCCTTGGCCTGCTCCAGGCGCAGTGGACCTACACCGGGTACGACGCCTCCGCCCACGTGGCGGAGGAGACCGTCATGGCCCGCCTGAATTCCGCCTGGGGCGTGTTCCTCTCCGTCGCCGTGTCGGCGGTAGTCGGCTACGTGCTCCTGATGATCCTCACGTGGAGCATCCCCGGCGGCGACATCGCGGCGACGGCGAACGACGCGTATCCCGTGCTGCAGATCGTCTACGGCAACCTGTCGCGCGTCTTCGCGAACGTGATCGCGATCGTCATCGGCGGGGCCATGTGGCTCTGCGGTCTGGCGTCGATCACCTCGATGGGGCGGATGTGGTGGGCGTTCGCCCGCGACGACGGGATGCCGGGCGCGGGCCTCCTGAAGCGAGTGAGTCCGCGCCACGGGACGCCGGCGGCGGCGATCGTGGCCACCAGCCTCCTCGCCGTCCTCATGACAGCCTATGCCGCGGCGTACTCCGTGGTCACGTCGATCAGCACGATCACGCTGTACCTCGCGTACGTGATCCCCATCTACCTGAACTGGCGGAACCGCCACCGGCGCCGGGGGGAGTACACCGAGCCCGCGAACGCTCCCTGGAGTCTCGGGCGCTGGGGCGTCGCGCTCAACGTGGTCGCGATCCTCTGGGTCGTCTTCATCGTCGTCGTCTTCGCGCTACCCCCGAACGAGCTGGTGCTGTGGACGATGCTGTCCCTCGCGATCGCCCTCGCGGCGTACTGGCGAGTCTCGGCGCGGCGCCGCTTCGCCGGTCCGAAGAGCCACCCGAGCGGATCGTCTCGGGCGGCCTCTGATCGCCAGCCCAGCCGCAGCAGCAGCGGCGGTAGCGGTGGATAG